A single Anatilimnocola floriformis DNA region contains:
- a CDS encoding aminotransferase class V-fold PLP-dependent enzyme, with translation MADPQRIYLDNAATSWPKPDAVYRAVDEYQRANGAAAGRGVYRSAQAAERIVSQCRKRLADLIGAPAPEQIIFTLNGTDSLNLALQGILKPGDHVITSVCEHNSVLRPLHTLKKSIGIEFTPIGCNGAGEIDPNAVRRAITTKTKLIALVHSSNVTGAVQPLIEVGRIAKEHQLTFLVDAAQSLGHISVNVADLGCQLLAAPGHKGLLGPLGVGMLYIAPSITGRLQPIRQGGTGTKSHEPEQPESLPDRYESGNLNVPGIAGLSAGIAWLQERGLPAIHQHELQLREHLVRSLREMAHVTFYGPADSTDCVGVVSFNIRDFDPQEVAAALDAAASLELRAGLHCAPLMHAALGTTPAGTVRASWGPFSTLGQIDALIAAVRDFA, from the coding sequence ATGGCCGATCCTCAGCGTATTTATCTCGACAACGCGGCCACCAGCTGGCCGAAGCCCGATGCTGTTTACCGCGCTGTCGATGAATATCAGCGTGCGAACGGCGCGGCGGCAGGTCGTGGGGTTTATCGCTCTGCTCAAGCAGCCGAGCGAATTGTTTCGCAGTGTCGCAAACGCCTCGCCGATCTGATCGGTGCGCCGGCGCCGGAACAGATAATTTTTACGCTCAACGGCACGGATTCGCTGAATCTCGCCTTGCAGGGCATCTTGAAGCCCGGCGATCACGTCATCACGAGTGTGTGCGAGCACAACAGCGTGCTGCGCCCGCTGCATACACTGAAGAAATCGATCGGCATTGAGTTCACGCCCATCGGCTGCAACGGCGCTGGCGAGATCGATCCGAACGCTGTTCGCCGCGCGATCACGACCAAAACAAAACTCATCGCGCTCGTACACTCATCGAATGTAACCGGTGCCGTTCAACCGCTGATCGAAGTTGGACGAATCGCGAAAGAACACCAGCTAACGTTTCTCGTCGACGCCGCGCAGTCGCTCGGCCACATTTCCGTCAACGTCGCCGATCTCGGCTGCCAGTTGCTTGCGGCGCCGGGACATAAAGGATTACTCGGTCCGCTCGGTGTCGGCATGCTTTACATCGCGCCGAGCATCACCGGCCGATTGCAACCGATTCGCCAAGGGGGCACCGGCACAAAGAGCCATGAACCGGAGCAGCCCGAGTCACTTCCCGATCGCTACGAGTCCGGCAATCTGAATGTTCCTGGCATCGCGGGGCTCAGTGCGGGAATTGCCTGGCTGCAGGAGCGAGGACTGCCAGCAATCCATCAGCACGAACTGCAGTTGCGCGAGCATCTCGTTCGTTCTCTCCGCGAAATGGCTCATGTAACGTTCTACGGTCCAGCCGACAGCACAGATTGCGTCGGCGTGGTTAGTTTCAACATTCGCGACTTCGATCCGCAGGAAGTAGCCGCTGCCCTTGATGCTGCGGCGAGCTTGGAGCTGCGCGCGGGACTTCACTGCGCACCCCTCATGCACGCAGCGCTCGGCACGACGCCGGCCGGCACGGTTAGGGCCAGCTGGGGACCGTTTTCGACGCTGGGACAGATTGACGCATTGATTGCGGCGGTGCGGGATTTTGCTTGA
- the moaA gene encoding GTP 3',8-cyclase MoaA: MTTGGPLIDNLGRVHNSLRISVTDRCNIRCFYCMPEENVRFRPRHELLSFEEITRLARVMAGLGVNKLRLTGGEPLVRAELPKLVSQLAAVPGIDEIALTTNGILLAEQARALKDAGLTRVNISLDAMTEETFRRISRRDGLDRVLAGIAAAKEVGFPRIRLNTVAIKGITEPEIPALAKFAKHEGMELRFIEFMPLDAEENWQHDQVLTGEEIRRSIETAIGPLEPASRPDPSQPAMDFNYQDGSGSVGFINPVSQPFCHDCNRLRVTAEGQLRNCLFSTVEWDARTLLRKNVGDEELAQLIRDCVRAKKPGHGIDSADFIRPQRAMYQIGG, from the coding sequence ATGACAACTGGCGGACCACTTATCGACAACCTCGGCAGGGTGCACAACAGCCTGCGGATCAGCGTCACCGATCGCTGCAACATCCGCTGCTTCTACTGCATGCCCGAGGAAAACGTCCGCTTCCGCCCGCGACACGAACTCCTCTCGTTCGAAGAAATCACCCGCCTGGCCCGCGTGATGGCTGGCCTCGGCGTGAACAAACTGCGGCTCACCGGCGGCGAACCACTCGTCCGCGCGGAGTTGCCGAAGCTGGTCTCACAATTGGCCGCTGTGCCCGGCATCGACGAGATTGCTCTCACGACCAACGGCATCTTGCTCGCCGAACAAGCCCGCGCGCTGAAGGACGCCGGCCTCACTCGCGTGAACATCAGCCTCGATGCGATGACCGAAGAAACGTTCCGTCGCATCAGTCGGCGCGATGGTCTCGATCGTGTGCTGGCCGGCATTGCGGCGGCCAAAGAAGTCGGATTTCCGCGGATTCGTTTGAACACGGTGGCAATTAAAGGCATCACCGAGCCGGAGATTCCCGCGCTGGCGAAATTCGCGAAGCACGAAGGGATGGAGCTCCGCTTCATCGAGTTCATGCCGCTCGATGCCGAGGAAAACTGGCAACACGACCAGGTTCTCACCGGCGAAGAAATCCGCCGTTCAATCGAAACCGCCATCGGCCCGCTCGAACCGGCATCGCGCCCCGATCCAAGTCAGCCAGCGATGGATTTCAACTATCAAGATGGCAGTGGCAGTGTCGGCTTCATCAATCCTGTCTCGCAGCCGTTTTGTCATGACTGCAATCGCCTGCGCGTGACGGCTGAGGGACAACTGCGAAACTGTTTGTTCTCCACGGTCGAATGGGATGCTCGCACGCTGCTGCGCAAGAACGTCGGCGATGAAGAACTAGCGCAACTGATTCGCGACTGTGTGCGGGCGAAGAAGCCTGGCCATGGGATCGATTCGGCTGACTTCATCCGCCCCCAGCGGGCCATGTATCAGATCGGCGGATGA
- a CDS encoding molybdenum cofactor biosynthesis protein MoaE yields MIQLTNEQIDTQQILAAAAHPHAGAVVLFLGVTRQLTAGRETASLDYECYPEMATKKLVELEVEARAKWPLLQCVIVHRLGHLEISEASIAIAVSSPHRGAAFEAGQWLIDTIKEVVPIWKQENWQDGSSEWVHPGTPGKDTGTT; encoded by the coding sequence ATGATCCAACTAACCAACGAACAAATCGACACGCAACAAATCCTCGCTGCGGCCGCCCATCCGCATGCAGGCGCGGTTGTATTGTTTCTCGGTGTCACCCGCCAACTCACTGCCGGTCGCGAAACGGCTTCGCTCGATTACGAATGCTATCCCGAAATGGCGACGAAGAAACTCGTCGAACTCGAAGTCGAAGCCCGCGCGAAATGGCCGTTGCTGCAGTGCGTCATCGTTCATCGCCTCGGTCATTTGGAGATCAGCGAAGCCAGCATTGCCATCGCGGTTAGTTCGCCGCATCGTGGCGCGGCGTTCGAAGCGGGGCAGTGGCTCATTGACACGATCAAGGAAGTCGTGCCAATTTGGAAGCAGGAGAACTGGCAGGACGGATCGAGCGAATGGGTCCATCCGGGTACGCCCGGCAAGGACACTGGCACGACGTAA
- a CDS encoding MoaD/ThiS family protein gives MMIWVKLFAAAKQRAGAQVTNFAFAEGATVADLRKALAAEYPTLADFLPHCRIAVNCDFAGDEVVLSESQEIGVIPPVSGG, from the coding sequence ATGATGATCTGGGTCAAACTCTTCGCGGCTGCCAAACAACGGGCCGGCGCACAGGTGACGAATTTTGCTTTTGCCGAAGGAGCAACCGTGGCCGATTTGCGCAAGGCGCTAGCTGCGGAGTATCCGACGCTGGCCGATTTTTTGCCGCATTGTCGGATTGCAGTGAACTGTGATTTTGCCGGGGATGAGGTGGTGCTGAGTGAGTCGCAGGAGATTGGAGTGATTCCACCGGTGAGTGGTGGTTGA
- a CDS encoding FAD-binding oxidoreductase yields MDPQRERIQADLRGLISGQVRCDDAFVQMYSTDGSIYQVAPLGVVRPRNAYDVQVAVKYAADNMLPIHARGAGTGLAGESLGPGLVMDFSQGMRRIVSVNHDHVVVQPGVVLGQLNRYLAGFGKQFAPDPATGGVTTVGSVVSLDASGSNWLRYGSARRHVRNLQIVLADGESFEAGRHPVTDDPYLDPVPRRRELVRRLAELIQREESVIRANQPKSWVNRCGYQLHDVLADGQLDLAKLIAGSEGTLALITQLSLAIEPIPKQRGLCLLFFDRLESAATAASEAKSLGVSACDLMDRRILSLARDLDPRYAQAIPREAEAMLLVEQQAEESSHVLETLQQVAMRWQRRRRLAFGFHLALSPDEYDLFRRLTRRVSPTLFRVQGSERPVPFIEDVAVPPDVLPEFLVKMQNVFKAWQITASFFAHAGHGQIHVRPFLDLTSTADVNKMPELATQLYEEVLAVGGTISGEHGCGLSRTWYVKRQTGALYDVLREVKRIFDPQNLLNPGKVVADVPQPLTKNLRLAEAESTDRPLTETQIADNPPKEKVDLHLVWRQLPQIEADSCNGCGRCRTMSPEMRMCPIFRYAPAEESSPRAKANLMRSVLQGELPASSLASEQLKEIADLCVNCHQCRLECPAEVDIPKLMIEAKSQYVVANGLDTTDWFLARLDSVSRWGARFGPIANWILHTRWTRWVLEKLTGLAQGRKLPRLQSTTFMRRADRNRLTRPARRTGGKVLYFVDVYANWYDTQLAESLVAIMQHHGIAVYVPAGQLQSGMARISLGDVERARKHAAKNVAILSEAVRQGYEIVCTEPSAALCLTQEYPSLLDDDDARLVAEHTTDACAYLWKMHEVGRLELDLRPINLTLGYHQPCHLRALDVGSPGESLLRLIPGLSVRRIERGCSGMAGTFGLRRDNYRASLRAGWGLISALRDPLIDLGTTECSACKIQMEQGTTKPTIHPLKMLALAYGLMPEIEALLTARGEELLVT; encoded by the coding sequence ATGGATCCACAGCGCGAACGCATTCAAGCCGACCTGCGGGGATTAATCTCCGGCCAGGTTCGTTGCGACGACGCGTTCGTGCAGATGTATAGCACCGACGGCAGCATCTATCAGGTCGCGCCCCTCGGCGTTGTGCGGCCGCGGAATGCCTACGACGTGCAAGTGGCCGTGAAGTACGCCGCCGACAACATGCTGCCGATTCACGCGCGCGGCGCGGGCACCGGCCTGGCCGGCGAGTCGCTCGGGCCGGGCTTGGTGATGGATTTCTCGCAGGGGATGCGGCGGATCGTGAGTGTGAACCACGACCACGTCGTTGTGCAGCCCGGCGTGGTGCTCGGCCAACTGAATCGCTATCTCGCGGGCTTTGGAAAACAGTTCGCTCCCGATCCCGCCACCGGCGGCGTGACGACCGTCGGCAGCGTCGTTTCGCTCGATGCCTCCGGCAGCAATTGGCTCCGCTATGGTTCTGCCCGTCGACATGTGCGGAACTTGCAAATCGTGCTCGCCGACGGCGAATCGTTCGAAGCTGGTCGGCATCCGGTGACGGATGATCCGTATCTCGATCCGGTGCCGCGGCGACGTGAGCTTGTCCGCCGCCTGGCCGAATTGATTCAGCGCGAGGAATCGGTCATTCGCGCGAACCAGCCCAAATCGTGGGTCAATCGCTGCGGCTACCAACTGCACGATGTGCTGGCTGATGGTCAGCTCGATCTAGCGAAGCTCATCGCCGGTTCGGAAGGTACGCTGGCCCTCATCACGCAGTTGAGCCTGGCCATCGAGCCGATTCCGAAGCAGCGCGGTTTGTGCCTGCTGTTCTTCGATCGCCTGGAATCGGCCGCCACCGCCGCCAGCGAAGCGAAGTCGCTCGGCGTGAGCGCTTGCGATTTGATGGATCGGCGCATTCTGTCGCTGGCTCGCGATTTGGATCCTCGCTACGCCCAAGCCATCCCGCGCGAAGCCGAAGCCATGCTGCTTGTCGAGCAACAGGCCGAAGAATCGAGCCATGTTCTCGAAACATTGCAGCAAGTGGCGATGCGCTGGCAACGCCGCCGGCGACTAGCGTTTGGCTTTCACCTCGCGCTCTCGCCCGACGAATACGACTTGTTTCGCCGACTCACTCGCCGCGTTTCGCCCACGCTCTTTCGCGTGCAAGGCTCGGAGCGGCCCGTACCGTTTATCGAAGACGTTGCCGTTCCGCCGGACGTGCTCCCTGAGTTCCTCGTGAAGATGCAAAACGTCTTCAAGGCCTGGCAGATTACCGCGTCGTTCTTTGCTCACGCGGGGCACGGCCAGATTCACGTTCGTCCGTTTCTCGATCTGACGAGCACGGCCGATGTGAACAAAATGCCCGAGCTGGCGACGCAACTCTACGAAGAAGTTCTCGCCGTCGGCGGCACCATCAGCGGCGAGCACGGCTGCGGTCTCAGTCGTACGTGGTACGTGAAGCGACAGACCGGCGCGCTGTACGATGTGCTGCGCGAAGTGAAGCGGATTTTTGATCCGCAGAATCTGCTCAACCCCGGCAAGGTTGTGGCCGACGTGCCGCAGCCGCTGACGAAGAACCTGCGATTGGCTGAGGCCGAAAGCACTGATCGGCCGTTGACTGAAACGCAGATCGCCGACAATCCGCCGAAGGAAAAGGTCGATCTGCATCTGGTCTGGCGGCAGCTACCGCAGATCGAAGCCGACAGCTGCAACGGCTGTGGACGCTGCCGAACGATGTCGCCCGAAATGCGGATGTGTCCGATCTTTCGCTATGCACCGGCCGAAGAATCGTCGCCGCGGGCGAAAGCCAACCTGATGCGTTCGGTGCTGCAAGGCGAACTGCCGGCCAGTTCGCTAGCCAGCGAACAGCTCAAAGAAATCGCCGATCTGTGCGTCAACTGTCATCAATGCCGATTGGAATGTCCCGCCGAAGTTGATATTCCGAAGTTGATGATCGAAGCCAAGAGTCAGTACGTCGTCGCGAACGGCTTGGACACGACCGATTGGTTTCTCGCGCGGTTGGATTCGGTTTCGCGCTGGGGCGCTCGCTTCGGGCCGATTGCCAATTGGATTTTGCACACGCGCTGGACTCGGTGGGTGCTCGAAAAACTGACAGGCCTCGCCCAAGGACGTAAGCTGCCGCGGCTGCAATCGACGACTTTCATGCGCCGCGCCGATCGCAACCGCCTCACGCGCCCCGCGCGCCGGACCGGCGGCAAGGTGTTGTACTTCGTCGATGTTTATGCGAATTGGTACGACACGCAGCTCGCCGAATCGCTCGTTGCGATCATGCAGCATCACGGCATCGCGGTGTATGTGCCGGCTGGCCAGCTGCAATCGGGCATGGCGCGGATCTCGCTCGGCGATGTCGAGCGGGCGCGCAAACACGCGGCAAAAAATGTCGCGATTCTTTCCGAAGCCGTTCGGCAGGGTTACGAAATTGTCTGCACCGAGCCTTCGGCGGCGCTCTGCCTGACGCAAGAATATCCGTCGCTGCTCGACGATGACGATGCCCGCCTCGTGGCGGAACATACGACCGATGCCTGTGCTTATCTTTGGAAGATGCACGAGGTCGGCCGACTCGAGCTCGACTTGCGGCCGATCAATCTCACGCTTGGCTATCACCAACCCTGCCATTTGCGAGCGCTCGATGTGGGTTCGCCTGGCGAGAGCCTCTTGCGGCTCATTCCAGGCCTGAGTGTCCGCCGTATCGAACGCGGTTGCAGCGGCATGGCGGGCACCTTCGGCTTGCGGCGCGATAACTACCGCGCCAGTCTTCGCGCCGGCTGGGGGCTTATCTCGGCCCTCCGCGATCCGCTGATTGATTTGGGGACGACCGAGTGCAGTGCATGTAAAATACAGATGGAGCAGGGGACCACGAAGCCGACGATCCATCCGCTGAAGATGCTCGCGCTGGCGTACGGCTTGATGCCGGAGATCGAAGCGCTGCTGACCGCCCGCGGCGAGGAGTTGCTAGTTACATGA